Proteins encoded within one genomic window of Sphingosinicella ginsenosidimutans:
- a CDS encoding CBASS cGAMP-activated phospholipase, translated as MKRILTIDGGGIRGTFPAAFLANLEQDLGQPIGRYFDLISGTSTGGIIAIGLALGMRAADILKLYEDQGPAIFAQTRGGLAGWLGRHLRKGRWLFWGPKYSAQPLRDALRSVLGDRKLGEAQTRLVIPAWHPQTQGVYIFKTAHDPRLRTDYKELAIDAAMATAAAPTYFAQHVTANDVGLVDGGLWANNPTGIAVVEAIATLGWSVDDIRVLSIGCLEDIKVVREAYGAARLAPQLASLFMAGQSHGSLGIAHILTGDPHDRRAIYRVSQPVPDGFYSLDDTSRIRSLKDRAFAEARIQKPILQPQFFGAPAEEFIPHYR; from the coding sequence TTGAAACGGATCCTGACAATCGACGGTGGCGGCATCCGGGGCACGTTCCCGGCGGCGTTCCTTGCCAATCTGGAGCAGGATCTGGGTCAGCCGATCGGCCGCTACTTCGATCTCATCTCCGGCACCTCGACCGGCGGTATCATCGCCATCGGACTGGCGCTCGGCATGCGCGCGGCCGACATCCTCAAGCTCTATGAAGACCAGGGACCGGCGATCTTCGCGCAGACGCGCGGCGGGTTGGCCGGCTGGCTCGGCAGGCACCTGCGCAAGGGCCGGTGGCTATTCTGGGGACCGAAATACAGCGCGCAGCCCCTTCGCGATGCCCTTCGCAGCGTCCTGGGCGACCGCAAGCTCGGCGAGGCTCAGACGCGCCTGGTGATCCCTGCGTGGCATCCCCAGACGCAAGGCGTCTATATCTTCAAGACCGCCCATGACCCCCGCCTCCGGACCGACTACAAGGAGCTGGCGATCGACGCGGCGATGGCCACGGCAGCCGCACCGACCTATTTCGCGCAGCATGTCACCGCCAACGATGTCGGCCTGGTCGATGGCGGGCTCTGGGCGAACAACCCGACCGGCATCGCCGTGGTCGAGGCCATAGCGACGCTCGGCTGGTCCGTCGACGACATCCGGGTTCTCAGTATCGGGTGCCTTGAAGACATCAAGGTTGTCCGCGAGGCCTATGGCGCCGCCAGGCTCGCGCCGCAGCTTGCCAGCCTCTTCATGGCCGGGCAGTCTCACGGCTCCCTCGGCATCGCCCATATCCTTACGGGCGATCCGCACGACCGGCGCGCCATCTACCGCGTGTCCCAGCCGGTGCCCGACGGCTTTTATTCCCTCGACGACACCAGCCGCATTCGCAGCCTCAAGGACCGTGCCTTCGCCGAGGCGCGCATTCAGAAACCCATCCTTCAACCGCAATTCTTCGGCGCGCCCGCTGAGGAATTCATCCCTCACTACAGGTGA
- a CDS encoding nucleotidyltransferase domain-containing protein, giving the protein MTVHDKRLAKSHDDILEAMADALDIPPSKFEEAKNRYEAIGNWLDRPESSIAQYDPSISPQGSFLLGTVTRPLTDTEEYDVDLVCRLEATKADFTQKSLKEAVGREVALYARAHGMVVPEERRRCWTLNYAAGAQFHMDILPALPDSQRYQVKLLMEGHRALAQDAALSGHAIAITDKTLPHYDQPTEDWPQSNPTGYAAWFRGRMRVRLTEAKRALSQRERITAVEEIPDYKVKTPLQRAIQLLKRHRDCMFAEDGEHKPISIVITTLAAHAYNEEPTISAALQSILTGMDRFIEDRGGIAWVANPVNPGENFADKWAEEPRKRENFYRWLDQARQDFALYLRASTFDKVPDLLREHLGAKLVDSTMAAVMPAAIAGLAAPAIAASVSDTEDMARAGRAVEQINRSGPQSKPWARS; this is encoded by the coding sequence ATGACCGTGCATGACAAGCGGCTTGCAAAGTCGCACGACGATATTCTGGAAGCGATGGCGGATGCGCTCGACATCCCACCGTCCAAGTTCGAAGAGGCGAAGAACCGCTATGAGGCGATCGGCAACTGGCTCGATCGGCCCGAATCCTCCATTGCCCAGTACGACCCGTCGATCTCGCCGCAGGGGTCTTTCCTGCTCGGTACGGTGACGCGGCCGCTGACCGACACCGAGGAATATGATGTCGATCTGGTGTGCCGTCTCGAAGCGACCAAAGCCGACTTCACGCAAAAGAGCCTGAAGGAGGCGGTCGGCCGCGAAGTCGCCCTCTACGCCAGGGCGCATGGCATGGTGGTCCCTGAGGAGCGGCGGCGCTGCTGGACCCTGAACTATGCAGCCGGCGCTCAATTTCACATGGACATTCTGCCGGCTTTGCCCGACTCGCAGCGCTATCAGGTCAAGCTCCTTATGGAGGGCCACCGCGCGCTCGCGCAGGATGCTGCGTTGAGCGGCCATGCCATCGCCATCACCGACAAGACCCTGCCGCATTACGACCAGCCGACGGAGGATTGGCCGCAGAGCAATCCGACCGGCTATGCGGCCTGGTTTCGTGGCCGGATGCGCGTGCGCCTCACCGAGGCAAAACGCGCGCTTTCCCAGCGTGAGCGGATTACCGCCGTCGAGGAAATTCCCGACTACAAGGTGAAGACCCCGCTCCAGCGCGCGATCCAGCTCCTGAAGCGCCATCGCGACTGCATGTTTGCGGAGGATGGCGAACACAAGCCGATCTCGATCGTTATCACAACGCTGGCCGCGCACGCCTACAACGAGGAGCCCACCATCTCGGCGGCGCTGCAAAGCATCCTGACCGGCATGGATCGCTTCATCGAAGACCGCGGTGGCATCGCCTGGGTGGCGAACCCGGTAAACCCGGGCGAGAACTTTGCCGATAAATGGGCCGAGGAACCCAGGAAACGCGAGAACTTCTACCGCTGGCTCGATCAGGCTCGGCAGGATTTCGCGCTTTATCTGCGGGCAAGCACGTTCGACAAGGTGCCCGATCTGCTCCGGGAGCATCTTGGCGCCAAGCTGGTCGACAGCACGATGGCGGCGGTGATGCCGGCCGCGATCGCCGGCCTCGCGGCCCCGGCGATCGCGGCCAGCGTCTCCGACACCGAGGACATGGCGCGTGCCGGGCGCGCCGTCGAACAGATCAATCGCTCCGGGCCGCAGTCGAAGCCTTGGGCAAGGTCGTAG
- a CDS encoding DUF5343 domain-containing protein has protein sequence MAGGLTANKPVIASPVFSGARLTGFSSGTDTIPVWAGLRPEPPQHLAVSALPRARKLCGQRVVQLKNVIAGKADRIDFTVTHSFNPVRVKQVCEPIFDLNRQPDEGLAAGRSCQNLWITHGHSPWISAIFAGLRGYSIALLAFILDGRRQKDDWYHRQQLGEGRGMSETIGTDGGKRAIPYVSFATFETFVSDLRENGIPSRIDRSVLKRFAGGTASQLLTSLKAMGLMEENNVPTPALRRLVEAHATEMWKDEISDLTCRVFEPVTEMDLMTATPSQFAEKFRASFTGGEEVQRKGAAFFFNAAKIAGIDVGSRILANKRPNSGPRKPRSAKKAKLKEEAVTPIDLTKPKDEQEQPRRALHHELVDILSSKMSDEEKNAVWTLVLYLKGLEASEPKEK, from the coding sequence TTGGCCGGCGGCCTCACGGCGAACAAGCCGGTAATCGCTTCGCCCGTTTTCAGCGGGGCAAGGCTGACAGGCTTTTCCTCAGGCACCGACACAATCCCGGTATGGGCGGGCCTTCGACCAGAGCCCCCGCAACATCTGGCCGTCTCCGCGCTCCCACGCGCCCGCAAGCTCTGCGGCCAACGTGTCGTCCAGCTCAAAAACGTCATTGCAGGGAAAGCCGACAGGATCGACTTTACCGTCACGCATAGCTTCAACCCTGTCCGGGTTAAGCAGGTATGCGAGCCTATTTTCGACCTCAATCGCCAGCCGGACGAGGGGCTGGCCGCCGGACGCTCTTGCCAAAACCTGTGGATAACTCACGGCCATTCTCCTTGGATTTCAGCCATTTTCGCAGGTCTGCGGGGTTACTCAATTGCTTTGTTGGCATTCATCCTTGACGGGCGGAGGCAAAAAGACGATTGGTATCACCGGCAACAGCTTGGCGAGGGACGTGGTATGAGCGAGACAATCGGAACGGACGGCGGGAAGCGAGCAATCCCGTACGTGTCCTTTGCGACGTTCGAGACCTTCGTGTCGGACCTCCGCGAGAACGGCATTCCGTCTCGCATCGACCGCAGCGTTCTGAAGCGCTTCGCAGGCGGCACCGCCTCGCAGCTTTTGACGAGCCTGAAGGCGATGGGCTTGATGGAAGAGAACAACGTGCCGACGCCGGCGCTTCGCCGGCTTGTTGAAGCCCACGCGACCGAGATGTGGAAGGATGAGATTTCCGACCTCACCTGCCGGGTATTCGAGCCCGTAACGGAGATGGACCTGATGACTGCGACGCCGTCGCAGTTCGCCGAGAAGTTCCGCGCTTCGTTCACCGGCGGGGAAGAGGTCCAGAGAAAGGGTGCTGCCTTCTTCTTCAACGCCGCCAAGATCGCCGGGATCGATGTGGGCTCGCGCATCTTGGCGAACAAACGCCCCAACAGCGGGCCGCGGAAACCGCGCTCGGCAAAGAAGGCCAAGTTGAAGGAGGAGGCGGTGACGCCCATCGATCTCACGAAGCCAAAGGACGAACAGGAGCAGCCTCGCAGGGCATTGCATCACGAACTGGTGGACATCCTTTCCAGCAAAATGAGCGATGAGGAGAAGAATGCCGTTTGGACGCTTGTCCTCTACCTCAAGGGGCTGGAGGCGTCCGAACCGAAGGAAAAATAA
- a CDS encoding type II toxin-antitoxin system PemK/MazF family toxin: protein MALNFYPRAGQVYIADFSGFVPPEMNKKRPVVVISPRLPYRGEIVTIVPFSTTEPVHNLPFCVRLSKNYMPGQDEAIPVWAKCDMLLNVAKDRLNAIKIGRRKYAYPLLSEADLEAVKAGVLWGLGMGTLLQPVA from the coding sequence ATGGCACTCAACTTCTACCCGCGCGCGGGACAGGTCTACATCGCTGACTTCAGCGGCTTCGTGCCGCCGGAGATGAATAAGAAGCGCCCTGTCGTGGTTATCTCGCCGCGCCTCCCCTACCGAGGCGAGATCGTCACCATCGTGCCGTTCAGCACTACGGAGCCGGTTCACAACCTGCCTTTCTGCGTGCGTCTCTCTAAGAACTATATGCCGGGCCAGGATGAGGCCATCCCGGTTTGGGCCAAATGCGATATGCTGCTGAACGTGGCCAAAGACCGCCTGAACGCCATCAAGATCGGGCGGCGAAAGTACGCTTATCCCCTCCTCAGTGAGGCGGATTTAGAGGCTGTTAAAGCAGGCGTGCTATGGGGCCTCGGCATGGGTACGTTGTTGCAACCTGTAGCGTGA
- a CDS encoding IS1595 family transposase: MELNSIADIASFLTDEAAAQQAFADLRWPNGNVTCPLCEGGKKVYEVAYVRRDARTGEVKPTVRKQWKCGACRKKFSVTSGSIFEGAHIPVGKWIYAIYMMCSSKKGVSANQLSRQLKLSYKSAWFMCHRVREAMLQEPLAGMLGSGPDAIVELDETFVGGKKKNNRHRNRTAQAGKKAAVMTLIDREGDVKTVHVPNVRKGTLQELARPIVDQSANIVTDAHLSYTGLDQYFHSHHTVDHSQTFVRGIIFHTNFAESYHSLLKRGIIGAFHHVSDKHLSRYLAEFDRRWNSRKMTDGDRAVSVLRTAPSKRLRYAALVG, from the coding sequence ATGGAACTGAACAGCATCGCCGATATCGCCAGCTTCCTCACCGACGAAGCCGCCGCGCAGCAAGCTTTCGCCGACCTTCGTTGGCCGAACGGCAACGTGACGTGCCCGCTCTGCGAAGGCGGCAAGAAGGTCTACGAGGTTGCGTACGTCCGCCGCGATGCGCGCACCGGAGAGGTTAAGCCGACCGTCCGCAAGCAGTGGAAATGCGGCGCCTGCCGGAAGAAATTCAGCGTCACCAGCGGCTCGATCTTTGAGGGCGCGCACATCCCGGTCGGGAAATGGATCTACGCCATTTACATGATGTGCAGCAGCAAGAAGGGCGTGAGCGCAAACCAGCTCAGCCGCCAGCTCAAACTGTCGTACAAGTCGGCGTGGTTCATGTGCCACCGGGTCCGCGAAGCGATGTTACAGGAGCCTCTGGCCGGTATGCTTGGTTCCGGCCCGGACGCCATCGTCGAATTGGACGAGACCTTCGTAGGGGGCAAAAAGAAGAATAACCGCCACCGCAATCGTACCGCGCAGGCCGGCAAGAAAGCCGCCGTGATGACGCTGATCGACCGTGAGGGCGACGTTAAGACGGTGCATGTTCCGAACGTCCGCAAGGGCACGCTACAGGAACTGGCCCGTCCTATCGTCGACCAGTCGGCCAACATCGTGACGGACGCCCATCTGTCTTACACCGGGCTAGATCAGTACTTTCACAGCCACCATACGGTCGATCACAGCCAGACGTTCGTGCGCGGGATCATCTTCCACACGAACTTTGCGGAGAGCTATCACAGCCTCCTGAAGCGCGGCATCATCGGCGCGTTCCACCACGTAAGCGACAAGCATCTTTCCCGCTATCTGGCGGAGTTTGATCGTCGCTGGAACAGCCGGAAAATGACCGACGGCGACCGCGCCGTGAGCGTGCTTCGCACCGCTCCTAGCAAGCGCCTTCGCTACGCCGCGCTGGTGGGCTAA